Within the Myxococcus virescens genome, the region ACGTCGTCATCGAGAAGAGCTTCGGCTCCCCGACCATCACCAAGGACGGTGTGACGGTCGCCAAGGAGATCGAGCTCGAGAACAAGTTCGAGAACATGGGCGCCCAGATGGTCAAGGAGGTTGCCTCCAAGACGTCTGACGTCGCCGGTGACGGCACCACCACGGCCACCGTGCTGGCGCAGGCCATCTTCCGCGAGGGCGCGAAGCTGGTCGCCGCGGGCCACAACCCGATGGATATCAAGCGCGGCATCGACAAGGCCGTGGGCGCCATCGTCGGCGAGCTGAAGAAGCTGGCCAAGCCGACCAAGGACAAGAAGGAGATTGCCCAGGTCGGTACCATCTCCGCCAACGGTGACGAGACCATCGGCACCATCATCGCGGACGCGATGGAGAAGGTGGGCAAGGAAGGCGTCATCACCGTCGAAGAGGCCAAGGGCCTGGAGACGACGCTGGACGTGGTCGAAGGCATGCAGTTCGACCGCGGCTACCTGTCCCCGTACTTCGTGACGGACCCGGAGCGCATGGAGGCGGCGCTCAACGACGCGCTCATCCTCATCAACGAGAAGAAGATCTCCTCGATGAAGGACCTCCTGCCCATCCTGGAGCAGGTCGCCCGCGCCGGTAAGCCCCTGCTCATCATCGCCGAGGACATCGAGGGCGAGGCCCTGGCCACCCTGGTGGTCAACAAGATCCGCGGCGTGCTGAACGTGTGCGCGGTGAAGGCGCCGGGCTTCGGTGACCGCCGCAAGGCCATGCTCGAGGACATCGCCACCCTGACGGGCGGCCGGATGATCGCCGAGGACCTGGGCATCAAGCTGGACACCATCACCCTCCAGGACCTGGGCCGCGCGAAGCGCATCACGGTGGACAAGGACAACACCACCATCGTCGACGGTGCCGGTGGCCAGCAGGAGATCGAAGCGCGCGTGAAGCAGATCCGCGCCCAGATCGAGGAGACCTCCAGCGACTACGACCGCGAGAAGCTCCAGGAGCGCCTGGCGAAGCTCGTGGGCGGCGTGGCCGTCATCAACGTCGGCGCGGCCACCGAGACGGAGATGAAGGAGAAGAAGGCCCGCGTCGAGGACGCGCTCAACGCGACCCGCGCGGCCGTGGAAGAGGGCGTCGTCCCTGGCGGCGGCGTGGCCTACATCCGCTGCCTCAAGGCGCTGGACGGTCTGCAGCTGACCGGCGGTGAGAAGTTCGGCGTGGACATCATCCGCCGCGCCGTCGAGGAGCCCCTCCGCCAGATCGTCGGCAACGGCGGCCTGGAGGGCAGCGTGGTGGTGAACAAGGTCAAGGAGTCCTCCGGTCCGTTCGGCTTCAACGCCGCCACGGGCACCTACGAGGACCTGCTGGCCGCCGGCGTCATCGACCCGGCCAAGGTCAGCCGCACCGCGCTGCAGAACGCGGCGTCCGTGTCCTCGCTGATGCTCACCACCGAGGCCATGGTGGCGGAGCGTCCGAAGGAGGAGAAGGACCTCCCCGCCGGCGGTGGCATGGGCGGGATGGGTGGCATGGGCGGTATGGGCGGCATGGGCATGTAGTGCGCCCCTCACCCCGGCATCCGTCCGGGGTGACGTCCTGAACGCGGCCTCCGGCTCCCTCATGGGGTTCCGGAGGCCGTCGTCTTTGCGGGCTGGGTGGCGGCACGCCTTCCTGGCCCTTACTTTGGTGAATACGAGGGAGGAGACACCCGTGAAGCCCGTGAAGATTTTTACGACCACCTACTGTGGCTACTGCGTCCGCGCCAAGGACCTGCTCAAGCGCAAGGGCGTGGATTTCGAAGAGGTGGATGTCACCGGAGACGACGACCTGCGCGCGAAGCTCGTGGAGATGAGCGGTGGCCAGCGCACCGTGCCGCAAATCTTCATTGGCGACACGCACGTCGGCGGCTACTCCGACTTGTCCCGCCTGGACACCGAGGGCCGCCTGGAGCCGATGCTCCAGGCCTGAGCATCCCAGGCAGGCGGGCAGCCGCCCTCGCCAA harbors:
- the groL gene encoding chaperonin GroEL (60 kDa chaperone family; promotes refolding of misfolded polypeptides especially under stressful conditions; forms two stacked rings of heptamers to form a barrel-shaped 14mer; ends can be capped by GroES; misfolded proteins enter the barrel where they are refolded when GroES binds); translation: MAKDILFDVRAREAILRGVNILADAVKVTLGPKGRNVVIEKSFGSPTITKDGVTVAKEIELENKFENMGAQMVKEVASKTSDVAGDGTTTATVLAQAIFREGAKLVAAGHNPMDIKRGIDKAVGAIVGELKKLAKPTKDKKEIAQVGTISANGDETIGTIIADAMEKVGKEGVITVEEAKGLETTLDVVEGMQFDRGYLSPYFVTDPERMEAALNDALILINEKKISSMKDLLPILEQVARAGKPLLIIAEDIEGEALATLVVNKIRGVLNVCAVKAPGFGDRRKAMLEDIATLTGGRMIAEDLGIKLDTITLQDLGRAKRITVDKDNTTIVDGAGGQQEIEARVKQIRAQIEETSSDYDREKLQERLAKLVGGVAVINVGAATETEMKEKKARVEDALNATRAAVEEGVVPGGGVAYIRCLKALDGLQLTGGEKFGVDIIRRAVEEPLRQIVGNGGLEGSVVVNKVKESSGPFGFNAATGTYEDLLAAGVIDPAKVSRTALQNAASVSSLMLTTEAMVAERPKEEKDLPAGGGMGGMGGMGGMGGMGM
- the grxC gene encoding glutaredoxin 3, translating into MKPVKIFTTTYCGYCVRAKDLLKRKGVDFEEVDVTGDDDLRAKLVEMSGGQRTVPQIFIGDTHVGGYSDLSRLDTEGRLEPMLQA